A stretch of Ischnura elegans chromosome 4, ioIscEleg1.1, whole genome shotgun sequence DNA encodes these proteins:
- the LOC124158259 gene encoding uncharacterized protein LOC124158259 — translation MLEEVDRFLVESRLEELQRVTDWDSGEKGNDIKAHRLPFLDILIERRADGSLGHSVYRKPTHTDLYLNGRSHHHPAQKNGVLRTLIHRAKAVSDAQHLKSEIDHLRTTFRSNGFTEGDIKMALKRSLRKKAEAEKPDVKPTARACLPYVSTISNKIARILRRHNVETIHKPLRKLKALLGTTKDKLGLKTSGVYRIPCECGQVYIGETGRTIEKRLKEHERCIRLYYPNKSAVAEHSLENGHRINFQDTELICHAKNYWDRVVKEAVEIRLEEKNMNRDAGFHLSNAWKPALKKLKGERTRIGPTVDQSEPT, via the coding sequence ATGTTGGAAGAGGTCGACCGTTTTCTGGTCGAATCTCGCCTCGAGGAGCTTCAACGTGTCACTGATTGGGACTCTGGTGAAAAGGGAAATGACATCAAGGCTCACCGGCTACCCTTCTTAGACATCCTAATTGAACGAAGGGCTGACGGCAGCCTAGGACACAGCGTGTATCGGAAACCCACGCATACGGACCTGTACCTCAATGGAAGGAGCCACCACCACCCAGCGCAGAAAAATGGAGTGTTGAGAACTCTCATCCACCGAGCCAAAGCTGTCTCTGACGCTCAACACCTAAAGTCGGAAATTGATCACCTGAGGACTACCTTCCGCTCAAACGGATTTACAGAGGGAGACATCAAAATGGCCCTTAAAAGGTCCTTAAGGAAAAAAGCTGAAGCCGAAAAACCTGACGTAAAACCAACAGCGAGAGCCTGCCTGCCATACGTCTCAACAATATCCAACAAAATTGCGAGGATATTAAGAAGGCACAATGTGGAGACAATCCACAAACCACTGCGAAAACTCAAAGCCCTTCTCGGAACCACCAAGGATAAATTGGGATTGAAGACATCAGGAGTCTATCGCATACCGTGTGAATGCGGCCAAGTGTACATCGGGGAGACCGGACGCACCATTGAAAAACGCTTGAAGGAGCACGAAAGATGCATCAGACTGTACTATCCCAATAAGTCTGCGGTGGCCGAACACAGCCTAGAAAACGGTCACCGAATaaattttcaagatacagaaCTAATATGCCATGCCAAAAATTACTGGGACCGTGTCGTGAAGGAGGCAGTGGAAATCAGGCTTGAGGAGAAAAACATGAACCGAGACGCCGGCTTCCAtctgagcaatgcgtggaaaccagCTCTGAAGAAGCTGAAGGGGGAGAGGACTCGCAttggcccgaccgtcgaccaatcagagcccacctga